In one window of Mucilaginibacter auburnensis DNA:
- a CDS encoding PH domain-containing protein: MEKFLNDEQDPKAVEKVYLRLTDLLTTGEEIIYIAVQKKPLVNLLPDCIAITNKRVLFFTPANLGLSIKFVDFVWKDIVDVHTKEEIIGAIFSVRTTNGAEMGVDYLPKVQARKLYQYSQERKEAEREARRLRELEEKRAQSGSVQFETPSQPVAATVVHAAPVVEQPAPVAPPPAPVETSKPDELTEKLKKLKVLFENGLISQEEYNAKKLDLLSDF, from the coding sequence GATCCAAAAGCGGTTGAAAAAGTTTATCTGCGCCTTACCGACCTGTTAACCACCGGCGAGGAGATAATTTACATTGCAGTTCAAAAAAAACCTTTGGTTAATTTACTGCCTGATTGTATTGCTATAACCAATAAACGCGTTTTGTTCTTTACACCTGCCAACCTGGGTCTTTCCATAAAATTTGTTGATTTTGTTTGGAAGGATATAGTTGATGTGCACACCAAAGAAGAAATAATAGGTGCCATTTTTAGCGTACGCACCACCAACGGTGCTGAAATGGGCGTTGATTATTTGCCTAAAGTACAGGCGCGCAAATTGTATCAATATTCACAGGAGCGCAAAGAAGCAGAGCGCGAAGCACGCCGTTTACGCGAACTGGAAGAAAAACGTGCACAATCGGGTTCTGTGCAATTTGAAACGCCGTCGCAGCCTGTTGCCGCTACGGTTGTGCATGCCGCACCCGTTGTTGAGCAGCCGGCACCTGTTGCACCACCGCCCGCACCTGTTGAAACTTCTAAACCTGACGAGCTTACCGAGAAATTAAAAAAGCTAAAAGTTTTGTTTGAGAATGGTTTGATATCTCAGGAAGAATACAACGCTAAAAAGTTAGATCTCTTAAGCGATTTTTAG
- a CDS encoding RES family NAD+ phosphorylase has protein sequence MILYRLCKCVYADDLSGNGARLYGGRWNSEGRAMLYTASSRSLAVLEALVHLSPTNMPDDFCMLTIEAPDDYTILDVETLPKDWREYPEKQILKQTGNNFLKEAKHLLLQVPSALVSEEFNYLLNPMHPNASSVKTISKRAFSFDERLLS, from the coding sequence ATGATACTTTACCGGCTTTGTAAATGCGTTTACGCTGATGATCTTAGCGGTAACGGTGCCCGCTTGTATGGTGGCCGGTGGAACAGTGAGGGGAGGGCTATGCTTTACACGGCATCGTCAAGGTCATTAGCGGTTTTGGAGGCATTGGTTCATTTAAGCCCTACCAATATGCCCGATGATTTTTGTATGCTCACCATAGAGGCGCCTGATGATTACACCATACTCGATGTTGAAACCTTACCAAAAGATTGGCGGGAGTATCCTGAAAAACAGATATTAAAACAAACCGGTAATAACTTTTTGAAAGAAGCTAAACACCTGTTATTACAGGTACCCTCGGCTTTGGTTAGTGAGGAGTTTAATTACTTGCTTAACCCTATGCATCCTAACGCATCATCTGTTAAAACTATAAGTAAACGAGCGTTTAGCTTTGATGAGCGGTTATTGAGTTGA
- the parS gene encoding type II RES/Xre toxin-antitoxin system antitoxin: MKKYSKETQTTTVAEPMVAYAVQPNLFATVFGGSGKNAFGASSFDMLTLSRQGLPKSGLMALAKKISLTLQEFANIMHISERTLQRYDDDAIIKVEYAEKAVELARLYTRGEEVFGSLDKFKTWMKTPLHAFKGEAPVSLLDTSIGFDMVFKELGRIEHGIFA; this comes from the coding sequence ATGAAAAAGTATTCAAAAGAAACACAAACTACAACTGTTGCGGAGCCAATGGTGGCTTATGCTGTACAGCCAAATCTGTTTGCAACGGTTTTTGGGGGCTCGGGTAAAAATGCTTTTGGAGCAAGTAGTTTTGATATGCTTACTTTAAGCAGGCAGGGTTTACCCAAAAGCGGTTTAATGGCTTTGGCTAAAAAAATATCGCTTACCCTTCAAGAGTTTGCCAATATAATGCACATTTCTGAGCGTACACTGCAACGTTATGATGATGATGCCATCATCAAGGTTGAATACGCCGAGAAAGCAGTTGAGTTGGCGCGCCTGTATACCCGTGGTGAGGAAGTTTTCGGCTCTTTAGATAAATTTAAAACCTGGATGAAAACCCCACTGCATGCTTTTAAAGGTGAGGCTCCGGTTTCTCTTTTGGATACCTCTATAGGTTTTGATATGGTTTTTAAAGAGTTGGGCCGTATTGAGCACGGTATTTTTGCTTAA